From the genome of Amycolatopsis sp. NBC_01488, one region includes:
- a CDS encoding SGNH/GDSL hydrolase family protein: MLRRFFVMAAAVVAASSLLAAPADASPRHGEYLALGDSVAFGYRPNAGAAYLNAANFSGYAEKYASLRGLRLANASCPGETTGSMLNVAAPSNGCENGYRLAYPLHVAYPGAQIDYAVQYLRNHRDTRLVTLTIGANDMFRCQNTTPDHCTGPDFQAALSQASRNLAAILAAVRAHYRGDLVLVSYYSLDYRDATQVAQVKAIDAALTQVTRRYHGKIADGFTAFRLASLRTGGDPCAAGLLVKLPTGGCDVHPSAAGHRALTAALVFAR, from the coding sequence ATGCTTCGTCGATTCTTCGTCATGGCCGCGGCGGTCGTCGCGGCGAGTTCCCTCCTCGCGGCGCCGGCGGACGCGTCTCCACGCCACGGCGAGTACCTCGCGCTCGGCGATTCCGTCGCGTTCGGCTACCGGCCCAACGCAGGCGCGGCATACCTGAACGCGGCCAACTTCAGCGGCTACGCGGAGAAGTACGCGTCCCTGCGCGGGCTTCGGCTCGCGAACGCGTCCTGTCCCGGCGAGACGACCGGAAGCATGCTGAACGTCGCAGCGCCGAGCAACGGCTGCGAGAACGGCTACCGGCTGGCGTACCCGCTGCACGTCGCGTATCCGGGCGCGCAGATCGACTACGCGGTGCAGTACCTGCGGAACCACCGGGACACCCGGCTCGTCACGCTGACCATCGGCGCGAACGACATGTTCCGGTGCCAGAACACGACACCCGACCACTGCACGGGGCCGGACTTCCAGGCCGCGTTGAGCCAGGCGAGCCGCAATCTCGCGGCGATCCTCGCCGCGGTGCGCGCCCACTACCGCGGTGACCTCGTGCTGGTGTCGTACTACTCCCTCGACTACCGCGACGCGACGCAGGTGGCACAGGTCAAGGCGATCGACGCGGCGTTGACGCAGGTGACCCGCCGCTACCACGGCAAGATCGCGGACGGCTTCACGGCGTTCCGCCTGGCGTCCCTGCGCACGGGCGGCGACCCGTGCGCGGCGGGGCTGCTGGTCAAGCTGCCGACCGGCGGCTGCGACGTCCACCCGTCCGCGGCCGGGCACCGGGCCCTGACCGCGGCACTGGTGTTCGCGCGCTGA
- a CDS encoding alpha/beta hydrolase translates to MSGVSKRLVTAAAATAVLGSLLAATPASATPSIDWKPCADAPGVECGAVTVPIDWAHPDRGTASIALARRKATDPQARIGSILMDPGGPGGSGAGEVKDGWTLSPEITKRFDTVGFDPRGVGGSTQIKCGLDEFIADYPRVPRNQAEFDQLAAHNRKLGESCDRLSGPLGQFGDTESVARDMDVIRAALGEKKLTYYGVSYGTLMGQQYAELFPDKVRALVLDSNMDHSQYTAWDFLTSETQSVQAEFGEFVAWCGRTPSCALHGQDVSKVTRDLQDKAARGDLKDPESGEVVTPLTLAGIFQGSFYGPEWDRLATMLKSYADGTKPAASARLKEDTPVNTVFQSVFCDDWKLPVHNYAELEAYRRTAAALAPDVKVNSLGWQAVTGCIGWPNRTSNPQHPLQVHGAPPLLMVSSKYDPATPYAWSQAAARQSGSTLLTYDGWGHGAYFKNSPCVIKATDDYLISGKLPARGTHCAAVEPGTAEARIAGPKPPSTIGF, encoded by the coding sequence ATGTCGGGGGTCTCGAAGCGGCTGGTCACGGCCGCGGCAGCAACGGCGGTACTGGGGAGCTTGCTGGCGGCGACGCCGGCGTCGGCCACCCCGTCGATCGACTGGAAACCGTGCGCGGACGCGCCGGGCGTGGAGTGCGGCGCGGTCACCGTGCCGATCGACTGGGCGCACCCGGACCGGGGCACGGCGAGCATCGCGCTCGCCCGGCGCAAGGCCACCGACCCGCAGGCGCGCATCGGGTCGATCCTGATGGACCCGGGCGGCCCCGGCGGGTCGGGCGCGGGTGAGGTCAAGGACGGCTGGACGCTCTCGCCGGAGATCACCAAGCGCTTCGACACCGTCGGCTTCGACCCGCGCGGCGTCGGCGGCAGCACCCAGATCAAGTGCGGGCTCGACGAGTTCATCGCCGACTACCCGCGGGTACCGCGCAACCAGGCCGAATTCGACCAGCTCGCGGCGCACAACCGGAAGCTCGGCGAAAGCTGCGACCGGCTTTCCGGCCCGCTGGGCCAGTTCGGCGACACCGAGAGCGTCGCGCGGGACATGGACGTCATCCGCGCCGCGCTCGGCGAGAAGAAGCTGACGTACTACGGCGTTTCGTACGGCACGCTGATGGGCCAGCAGTACGCCGAACTGTTCCCGGACAAGGTCCGCGCGCTCGTGCTCGACAGCAACATGGACCATTCGCAGTACACGGCGTGGGACTTCCTCACCAGCGAAACGCAGTCGGTGCAAGCGGAGTTCGGCGAGTTCGTGGCATGGTGCGGCCGCACGCCGAGCTGCGCGTTGCACGGCCAGGACGTCTCGAAGGTGACACGCGACCTGCAGGACAAAGCCGCGCGCGGAGACCTGAAGGACCCGGAGAGCGGCGAGGTCGTCACCCCGCTCACGCTCGCCGGGATATTCCAGGGCTCTTTCTACGGCCCGGAGTGGGATCGGCTGGCGACGATGCTGAAGTCGTACGCGGACGGCACCAAGCCGGCCGCGTCGGCGCGGCTCAAGGAGGACACCCCGGTCAACACCGTGTTCCAGAGCGTGTTCTGCGACGACTGGAAGCTCCCGGTGCACAACTACGCCGAGCTCGAGGCCTACCGCCGGACGGCCGCTGCGCTCGCCCCGGACGTCAAGGTCAACTCGCTGGGGTGGCAAGCGGTCACCGGTTGCATCGGCTGGCCCAACCGGACCAGCAACCCGCAGCATCCGCTGCAGGTGCACGGCGCGCCGCCGCTGCTGATGGTGAGCAGCAAGTACGACCCGGCCACGCCGTACGCGTGGTCGCAGGCCGCGGCCCGCCAGAGCGGCAGCACACTGCTCACCTACGACGGCTGGGGCCACGGCGCGTACTTCAAGAACAGCCCCTGCGTCATCAAGGCGACCGACGACTACCTGATCAGCGGAAAGCTCCCGGCGCGCGGCACGCACTGTGCGGCAGTCGAGCCGGGGACGGCCGAAGCCCGGATCGCCGGGCCGAAACCGCCGTCGACGATCGGCTTCTGA
- a CDS encoding MDR family MFS transporter — protein MTAPPLPRTVWIASGVMALGGFLGNMDGSIVAVGLESMRLHLGVSLIAVQWVATAFLLGLSAALPLTPWLVKRLGAGRLWLWALAAFLLTSVACALAPDAITLIAFRALQGMATGVMVTAGQTVIGLAVGPERLGRTMGTLGLVVGLAPVVGPSVGGFLLAHFSWPVLFWLNLPIGLLAFGLALRYVPRGDRGQPPKLDWPGLALISLGLPLLVYTLTERDALFAAVGAVALAVFGWRSLRVRHPVLDLRLAARPVMGSALASVLLAGAGMFGAVLLLPLWFQVRLGAGPAEAGVLLAPMGLATTVFVLVAGRLTDRYGGGTVSLTGSVVVLASTVPLPWLGPDAPMWLVQGLLVVRGAGLGLSIMPASTAAYASVEASELGHATALVNIVLRVGGAAGGALCVIVLARGLAVDPATGFGRAFGVLGALCALGTVATAWLRRAERPSTVDRTT, from the coding sequence ATGACCGCTCCTCCCCTTCCCCGCACCGTCTGGATCGCCTCCGGTGTCATGGCCCTCGGTGGCTTCCTGGGCAACATGGACGGCTCGATCGTCGCGGTCGGGCTGGAGTCGATGAGGCTGCACCTGGGGGTCAGCCTCATCGCCGTCCAATGGGTCGCGACGGCGTTCCTGCTCGGCCTCTCGGCCGCGCTGCCGCTGACGCCGTGGCTGGTCAAGCGGCTCGGCGCCGGACGGCTCTGGCTGTGGGCGCTGGCCGCGTTCCTCCTGACGTCGGTGGCCTGCGCGCTCGCGCCGGACGCGATCACCCTGATCGCCTTCCGCGCGCTGCAGGGCATGGCCACCGGCGTCATGGTCACCGCCGGGCAGACGGTGATCGGGCTGGCCGTCGGGCCGGAGCGGCTCGGCCGCACGATGGGCACGCTCGGCCTCGTCGTCGGGCTGGCACCGGTCGTCGGGCCGAGCGTCGGCGGGTTCCTGCTCGCGCACTTCTCGTGGCCGGTGCTGTTCTGGCTCAACCTGCCCATCGGGCTGCTCGCGTTCGGCCTGGCGCTGCGGTACGTGCCGCGCGGCGACCGCGGGCAGCCGCCGAAGCTCGACTGGCCGGGCCTGGCCTTGATCTCGCTCGGCCTGCCCCTGCTGGTCTACACGCTCACCGAGCGCGACGCGCTGTTCGCGGCCGTCGGTGCCGTCGCGCTCGCGGTGTTCGGGTGGCGTTCGCTGCGCGTGCGTCACCCGGTGCTGGACCTGCGGCTCGCCGCGCGGCCCGTCATGGGCTCGGCGCTGGCGTCCGTCCTGCTCGCCGGCGCCGGGATGTTCGGAGCGGTCTTGCTGCTGCCACTGTGGTTCCAGGTCCGGCTGGGTGCCGGGCCGGCCGAGGCCGGTGTCCTGCTCGCGCCGATGGGCCTGGCCACGACGGTGTTCGTGCTGGTGGCCGGACGGCTGACCGACCGCTACGGCGGCGGGACCGTCTCGCTCACCGGATCGGTGGTGGTGCTGGCGAGCACCGTCCCGCTACCGTGGCTCGGCCCGGACGCCCCGATGTGGCTCGTCCAGGGGCTGCTGGTGGTCCGCGGCGCGGGCCTCGGGCTGTCGATCATGCCCGCGTCGACCGCGGCCTACGCGTCGGTCGAGGCGAGCGAACTCGGCCACGCGACCGCGTTGGTGAACATCGTGCTGCGCGTGGGCGGCGCGGCCGGGGGCGCGTTGTGCGTGATCGTGCTGGCGCGCGGCCTCGCCGTCGACCCTGCGACGGGCTTCGGCCGGGCGTTCGGGGTACTCGGAGCGTTGTGCGCGCTCGGCACGGTCGCCACGGCCTGGCTCCGGCGCGCCGAGCGTCCGTCCACAGTGGACAGAACGACGTGA